CCATCCGTTGTCCCTGAGTTATATCCGTTTATAATAAACCAATCCTCTAGTAAGACAATCACTCTACAGGGACTGGGGGGCGTCCTTACCCCACTGCTAACACAGGGCCTGCAAGTGAGCACAGGACCAGGGAGTGCCTGGGAATCATGAGCCAGGGAGCATGGGTCTTAACTGCGAGTCTTACATGCCTCCCAGGTTCTTGAACACAGCAAGCACATTCGGGTGCCagcatgtattttatttctgtaaagcGACAGAAGAGAAGGAATCTGGAGCAAGAATTAACCAACTGtacttttatttctccatttcgGGACACCGTCCATTTTACTGCTAATTTCCATCACTTTTGGGAGGGAGTGGCGAGGCCAATGCCATGTGACCTAGCTCTGGTCACAAACTCAGATGGAAGGTGTCCCCATGTGTCTACAAAACAGCAACGCACTGAACTGGTAAACTGTCCAAACATACATGGGATACATGTCATACAGAAACAGACGATGAAGCTAACCGCCCTTTCTATGAAAAGGAACAACAGGGGGAATCACACCAGAGGTAACAGAGACCCACTTCCATGGGGTCGGGGAGAACAGGAGCCCAGAGGCTCCAGCCCACGTGGCACAGAACCTGCGCTCCTTAGAGTGCTGGCTGCTCTCTCTCCTAGGCCAGAGGGAGAAGGGGCCTGACTGCATGCCCAGCAGAAGCGCCTGCCTGACGGGGGCTTGGCCTGGGCCTGGCCCCCCTCTGCTCAGGGACCCTGTTCCTCATTGGTCCTAGCCTCCTCAGATGGGCACAGGAAAGGGCCTATAGGTGTGCTAAGGAGCCTGAGCAAAAACTGCTGGACCTGCACCCTGCTGGCCTCTGCGTGGGCCCTGGGGCCCCAGAGCAGATGGAAGCGAGCAGGATTGCTGTCGGGAACCTGCTGGTACTCCAGGTACTGCTCCTGCACCCAGACCCTGGTGATGAGCTCCCTGGGCTCCCCGAAGATGCAGTGCTCCCTCCCGGAGTACACCCCCCTGGCACTAAGTATTTCCCACATATACTTCTCTGGGATCCGGCCCCCCCACAGGAAAATCTTGCCCAGGAGCAGCGCCAGGAGGCCGGTCTTGGGGAGGCGCTGCTCTTCGGTCACCCCATCCCAGGTGAGGCCCAGGGTGGGGACCAGGACATAGGAGTGGCTGCTGGGATCTACTTCCTTTACATCAATGCCGTAGGTCAGCTCCAAGGACAAGGAGGCACGGCTGAGGATGTCAGGGAAGTGGTCCTGGTGATCCTGGGCGACCAGCTCCAGCATCTCTGCCTTCGTGGTCGGCTCCTTGGCGCGGTACTTGTGGAGCAGGAAGGTCACCAGTTGGATCTCCTTCCTGCGCAGCGCATCTTGGAGAGAGGCCCTGGCATCCCCTGCGGCCTCGTCCCCATGGCTGCTGGAGCTATGGGCGTGGGGCTCACTTCCCAGGGTGGCTGGCCCATCCTGAGACGAAGGCTGGGCCCCTTCCAGGCCCTGGGCTTCGCTCGCCTCCTGCTGGGCCTCCTCCAACAGGCACTGCACACTCCTCGCGCCCAGAGGCATGCTGACGCTGCTCAGGGGAATGGCAACCTGCAGGGGTGACGGGGGGAAGTGGGCACCGGGGACCCTGGGGCTCTGCTTTGGGGGTGGgctcctgcctcccaggggtCTCCCCTGCTGGGCGGGCAGTCTGTCCATGCACAACCCAAAGGATGAAATGATGGGTCCCTGGTGGTGTGCCAGCCGAGCCCGAGGATGAGGGACTGGAGGCTGAGGGGACCCGTCCCGTATGCAAGAGCCCTGAGGACACATACAGGTCGGGCGCCCCACCTTGTCTCCTGGCTCAGCCTGGTCCTCCATGGCTCTGCGACCTCAGGACAGGTGCCGCAGGACTTCAGCTGCCGTTTCCTGATGTCCCTGCCAGAGGACACGAGCAGGCATCTCAGGGTGAGGTCcgccagcccagccctgggcgCCCCGTGCTGACAGGAGGGGTGGGCCTGCCTCTGTGAGGTCTCTGCCTGGCCAGGGAAGGTTGCCCCCTCCTGGCTCGCTCAGGGTCCACACCCCCCACGGATGCTGGCCTGAGACAAAGCTCTTGGAACAGGGCACACACGCCCAGAAGGGATCAGAAGGAAGTGT
This DNA window, taken from Manis pentadactyla isolate mManPen7 chromosome X, mManPen7.hap1, whole genome shotgun sequence, encodes the following:
- the LOC130681829 gene encoding melanoma-associated antigen 4-like, producing the protein MEGMKVGSPERRRDCAETGQGWLSEAGSPFRRMGGDGDLKRGSGATDAGVWGPANITVRTLREQGVYPDAQNLERAGPAVAIPLSSVSMPLGARSVQCLLEEAQQEASEAQGLEGAQPSSQDGPATLGSEPHAHSSSSHGDEAAGDARASLQDALRRKEIQLVTFLLHKYRAKEPTTKAEMLELVAQDHQDHFPDILSRASLSLELTYGIDVKEVDPSSHSYVLVPTLGLTWDGVTEEQRLPKTGLLALLLGKIFLWGGRIPEKYMWEILSARGVYSGREHCIFGEPRELITRVWVQEQYLEYQQVPDSNPARFHLLWGPRAHAEASRVQVQQFLLRLLSTPIGPFLCPSEEARTNEEQGP